Proteins encoded by one window of Silvibacterium dinghuense:
- a CDS encoding M14 family metallopeptidase gives MPVRSRRCLSGILPLFAFLIFSAPSPAHAEVPTPVSILGHTPGDDFYLADYEDAIRYFHALAASSDRIKLFSIGKSTEGREYEIAVISSPENLAHLDEYKENSRKLADSRNLTDAQARELAHNTKIIVHIDGGLHSNEVAGGQHSLALAYKLLSAQNDPQIDAILNNVVLVLWPTLNPDGQDMVVHWYRQNLGTQYEVSPMPWLFQDYVGHDNNRDGYMQNMIESQVVTKAEIDWSPAIFYCQHQTAPFPARIWIPPFSDPISSNISPYMRSWLNVIGTQMSASLQEQHMPGAISEYRFDNWYPGFLDFTHVFRNEVSFFTETALYRYATPRFYTVDEFPKESQDLKALTMYTDPWQGGWWRLGDAVRYMVAGSMSVLDTAAKYHEQLLYNRWQAAHDNIEHYQHNAPYAYVLPNPQTDTPEAAQLADVLLKNGIEIHVAKQTFHANGIDYPAGSWIVLMDQPWSNLVKELFEPQHYPQAILDGNSGKPVTLPYDVTGWTLPMQMGVRADAVTDPVSEEERAHLELIPAIASPQGGVEGTGPVFALSHKSNASFEAVNDILATGGSVSFSSSPIKTSEGTEAGAFLVSGIGRTSLESITAKWGVPAVSAAKSDDAIPLHKARVGLYRPWDPSIDEGWTRWILEKYNFAPISIYNAGMKAGDLKSRFDTIILPDVSKNTLLNGFKPGIVPSQYVGGIDNSGVEALRQFVQQGGNLVAFNDAAAALIDLLGLPVTNILDGVSSDQFFCSGALLRIELADRSRPAVWGLPENPIVMFEKGPAFALKPGFNGAILARYPKGINPLESGVLLHPEKIEGQAAAVEVSVGKGHIFLYGFKPQWRAESHGTYKFFMNALYRYEEPALAELPPIPVAQEPAAKMPVHKSEKQDDINR, from the coding sequence ATGCCTGTTCGCTCGCGCCGCTGTCTGTCCGGCATTCTGCCGCTCTTTGCTTTTCTGATTTTCTCAGCGCCTTCGCCCGCACACGCCGAAGTCCCGACACCCGTCTCCATCCTCGGCCATACACCGGGTGACGACTTCTATCTCGCCGACTACGAAGACGCCATCCGCTACTTCCACGCTCTAGCCGCGAGCTCCGATCGCATCAAGCTCTTCTCCATAGGCAAGTCCACGGAAGGCCGTGAATACGAGATCGCCGTCATCTCCTCTCCGGAGAACCTTGCTCACCTTGACGAATACAAGGAAAACTCCCGCAAGCTGGCCGACTCGCGCAATCTCACCGACGCCCAGGCGCGCGAGCTCGCGCACAATACAAAGATCATTGTCCATATCGACGGCGGACTCCACTCGAACGAAGTCGCCGGCGGCCAGCATTCGCTGGCCCTCGCCTACAAACTGCTCTCCGCGCAGAACGATCCGCAGATCGACGCCATTCTCAACAACGTCGTTCTCGTGCTCTGGCCCACGCTCAACCCTGACGGACAGGATATGGTCGTGCACTGGTACCGCCAGAACCTCGGCACGCAGTATGAGGTCAGCCCCATGCCGTGGCTCTTCCAGGATTACGTCGGTCACGACAACAACCGCGATGGCTACATGCAGAACATGATCGAGTCGCAGGTCGTCACCAAGGCTGAGATCGATTGGAGCCCGGCCATCTTCTACTGCCAGCACCAGACCGCGCCCTTCCCGGCACGCATCTGGATTCCACCCTTCTCCGATCCCATCTCCTCGAACATCAGCCCCTACATGCGCAGCTGGCTCAACGTCATCGGCACGCAAATGTCCGCGTCGCTGCAGGAACAGCACATGCCCGGGGCCATCTCCGAATACCGCTTCGACAACTGGTATCCCGGCTTCCTCGACTTTACTCACGTCTTCCGCAACGAAGTCTCATTCTTCACGGAGACCGCCCTCTACCGCTATGCGACACCGCGTTTCTACACCGTGGATGAGTTCCCCAAGGAGTCGCAGGATCTAAAAGCACTTACCATGTACACCGATCCATGGCAGGGTGGCTGGTGGCGTCTCGGAGACGCGGTTCGCTACATGGTTGCCGGCTCCATGTCCGTTCTCGACACCGCAGCCAAGTACCACGAGCAGCTTCTCTACAACCGCTGGCAGGCCGCGCACGACAACATCGAGCATTACCAGCACAACGCGCCCTATGCCTACGTCCTGCCCAATCCGCAGACCGACACCCCCGAGGCAGCACAGCTGGCCGACGTCCTGCTGAAGAACGGCATCGAAATCCACGTTGCGAAGCAGACCTTCCACGCCAACGGCATCGACTACCCCGCCGGCTCATGGATCGTGCTTATGGATCAGCCGTGGTCCAATCTCGTCAAGGAGCTCTTCGAGCCGCAGCACTATCCGCAGGCCATCCTCGACGGCAACTCCGGCAAGCCCGTCACACTGCCCTACGATGTCACCGGCTGGACTCTGCCCATGCAGATGGGCGTCCGCGCCGATGCCGTCACCGATCCCGTCTCCGAAGAAGAGCGCGCACACCTCGAACTCATCCCCGCCATCGCTTCACCACAAGGCGGTGTCGAGGGCACAGGACCGGTATTCGCCCTCAGCCACAAATCTAACGCCAGCTTCGAAGCCGTCAATGACATCCTCGCCACAGGCGGCTCCGTCTCCTTCTCCAGCAGCCCGATAAAAACCAGTGAAGGTACGGAAGCAGGCGCTTTCCTCGTAAGCGGCATCGGCAGGACCAGCCTCGAATCCATCACTGCAAAGTGGGGTGTGCCCGCCGTCTCTGCCGCCAAGAGCGACGATGCCATCCCCCTGCACAAGGCGCGTGTCGGGCTCTATCGTCCATGGGACCCATCCATCGATGAAGGCTGGACCCGCTGGATTCTTGAAAAATACAACTTCGCTCCCATCAGCATCTACAACGCCGGCATGAAGGCCGGCGACCTCAAATCGCGCTTCGACACGATCATCCTGCCTGATGTTTCGAAGAACACCCTTCTCAACGGATTCAAGCCCGGCATCGTGCCCAGCCAATATGTCGGCGGCATCGACAACAGCGGCGTCGAAGCCCTGCGCCAGTTCGTGCAGCAGGGCGGCAACCTCGTCGCATTCAACGATGCGGCCGCAGCGCTCATCGATCTCCTCGGCCTGCCCGTCACCAACATCCTCGATGGCGTCAGCAGCGATCAGTTCTTCTGCTCCGGCGCACTCCTGCGCATCGAGCTTGCCGATCGCTCACGTCCTGCCGTATGGGGACTACCTGAAAATCCCATCGTCATGTTCGAAAAAGGTCCCGCCTTTGCTCTCAAGCCCGGCTTCAACGGTGCGATCCTGGCTCGCTACCCGAAGGGGATCAACCCTCTCGAGAGCGGCGTCCTTCTGCACCCTGAAAAGATCGAAGGTCAAGCCGCGGCGGTCGAAGTTTCCGTCGGAAAAGGACACATCTTTCTCTACGGCTTCAAACCACAGTGGCGTGCCGAGTCGCACGGAACCTACAAGTTCTTCATGAACGCACTCTACCGCTACGAGGAACCGGCATTAGCCGAGCTGCCGCCCATCCCCGTTGCGCAGGAGCCTGCGGCAAAAATGCCTGTTCACAAATCCGAGAAGCAAGACGACATAAACCGCTAG
- a CDS encoding sensor histidine kinase, which yields MNESRLIFITLLVKLGVAAAVSSALARSRTFQNLLFASRRRPAQVLGLLAFICIPLGLGVWMRFTVPNFLAADLSFEATVILGILFGPFAALVGGGFLALPALLHHEYLALPFNLAVGLTAGLFGKFAEEEEVWSFSPFVDLSIYRWIRRNLRKPRFDRQILLMFLIVGMEICREWIHRAYPRWLFSLHPSSWGPRLAIWFVAPVVVGIPLKVWNAIRTERSLEEQKRLVLEARLDALQRQINPHFLFNTLNSIASLVRFRPEQARELIVKLANILRALLKDHDSYILLREELSFTEDYLGIEVVRFGADKLKVVKEIDARTLDYPVPSMLLQPLVENSIKHGLEPRIGGGTITLRSRLEGERMIIEVEDDGVGIAPGRSHSSGVLRGTGIGMKNVRERLEVLYGGAALFDVTSRPGRGTKVTVIVPVGGEGDEAQIVTPAARSTTRS from the coding sequence GTGAACGAGTCGCGGCTTATCTTTATCACGCTGCTGGTCAAGCTGGGCGTTGCCGCCGCGGTTTCGAGCGCCCTCGCACGCTCGCGTACCTTCCAGAATCTGCTCTTTGCCAGCCGCCGCCGTCCGGCACAGGTTCTTGGCTTGTTGGCGTTCATCTGTATTCCGCTCGGGCTTGGTGTGTGGATGCGGTTCACCGTGCCAAATTTTCTGGCTGCGGATCTCTCGTTCGAAGCTACGGTCATCCTCGGCATTCTCTTTGGGCCTTTCGCTGCGCTGGTTGGCGGTGGTTTTCTGGCCTTGCCGGCACTGCTTCATCACGAATATCTGGCGTTGCCCTTTAACCTGGCCGTTGGCCTGACGGCCGGGCTCTTCGGAAAGTTTGCCGAGGAAGAAGAGGTCTGGTCCTTTTCGCCGTTTGTGGACCTGAGCATCTATCGCTGGATCAGGCGCAACCTGCGCAAGCCACGCTTCGATCGCCAGATTCTCCTGATGTTTTTGATCGTCGGCATGGAGATATGTCGGGAGTGGATTCACCGTGCCTATCCGCGGTGGCTATTTTCACTGCATCCGAGCTCCTGGGGCCCACGGCTGGCGATCTGGTTTGTTGCGCCGGTGGTCGTCGGCATTCCGTTGAAGGTTTGGAATGCGATTCGTACCGAGCGGTCACTCGAGGAGCAGAAGCGGCTGGTGCTGGAGGCGAGGCTGGACGCGCTGCAGCGGCAGATCAATCCGCACTTTCTCTTCAATACGCTGAACTCGATTGCTTCGCTGGTGCGCTTCCGTCCCGAGCAAGCGCGGGAGCTGATCGTGAAGCTGGCGAATATTCTGCGGGCTCTGCTCAAGGATCACGACTCCTACATTCTGCTGCGCGAGGAGCTGAGTTTTACCGAGGACTATCTCGGCATCGAGGTGGTTCGCTTTGGCGCGGACAAGCTGAAAGTGGTGAAGGAGATCGATGCGCGCACGCTGGATTACCCGGTGCCGAGCATGCTGCTGCAGCCGCTGGTGGAGAACAGCATCAAGCATGGGCTGGAGCCGCGCATCGGAGGCGGTACGATCACGCTTCGCAGCCGGCTCGAAGGCGAGCGCATGATTATCGAGGTGGAAGACGATGGCGTGGGGATTGCACCGGGCCGCTCGCATTCAAGCGGCGTGCTCCGCGGTACCGGCATCGGCATGAAGAATGTGCGCGAGCGGCTGGAGGTGCTGTACGGAGGCGCGGCGCTCTTCGACGTAACCAGTCGGCCGGGGCGCGGCACAAAGGTCACGGTGATTGTGCCGGTGGGTGGTGAGGGGGACGAGGCTCAGATCGTGACGCCGGCCGCACGCTCCACGACGCGCTCGTAG
- a CDS encoding CPBP family intramembrane glutamic endopeptidase yields MNQRSRFRSFLWFLIGVCYFYVAREIAQRVALGLSSGVWLELVNRIVLLFLLIAGYAGMAYAGQSQRTPIKLMGLALRSGWRREVGLGAALGWGGMVACVLPIALAGGLVITFFTGWAQIPLLVLDVAILAIAALAEEVAFRGYPFQRLIEAFGPVPATIVLSALFALIHLGNPGSTAASTFVTFLAGCLLSLAWLRTRALWVGWGFHLGWNVSMGILFGLPISGLTNFSPVILSNTIGPAWLTGGDYGPEGSAICVLVMFALLIVLTVTTSELKFRYAQPVIVPGGFPVDLDAMTKRQHEAAMGTAQPAAPPLVQIGGIAPAPQATAPAEPLPEKTESPAPNPSPES; encoded by the coding sequence ATGAACCAGCGCTCACGTTTCCGCTCGTTTTTGTGGTTTCTGATCGGCGTTTGCTACTTCTATGTAGCGCGTGAGATCGCGCAGCGTGTGGCTCTCGGCCTGAGTTCGGGCGTATGGCTCGAACTGGTGAACCGCATCGTGCTGCTCTTCCTGCTGATTGCGGGTTATGCAGGGATGGCCTATGCCGGGCAGAGCCAGCGTACACCGATCAAGCTCATGGGGCTGGCTTTGCGCAGCGGCTGGCGGCGCGAGGTAGGTCTCGGTGCGGCGCTCGGCTGGGGCGGCATGGTGGCGTGCGTGCTGCCGATTGCGCTCGCCGGCGGTCTTGTCATTACGTTCTTTACGGGCTGGGCGCAGATTCCGCTGCTGGTGCTCGATGTGGCTATTCTCGCCATTGCTGCGCTGGCCGAGGAAGTCGCCTTTCGCGGTTATCCTTTTCAGCGACTGATTGAGGCCTTTGGCCCGGTGCCGGCCACGATCGTGCTCTCAGCCCTGTTTGCCTTGATTCACCTTGGCAATCCTGGATCGACAGCGGCCAGCACCTTTGTGACGTTTCTTGCCGGCTGCCTGCTTTCGCTGGCATGGCTGCGCACACGCGCGCTCTGGGTGGGCTGGGGCTTTCATCTGGGATGGAATGTCTCGATGGGCATCCTGTTTGGGCTGCCCATCAGCGGGCTGACGAATTTTTCGCCGGTGATCCTGAGCAATACCATCGGTCCGGCATGGCTTACCGGCGGCGATTATGGTCCGGAGGGCAGCGCCATCTGCGTGCTGGTAATGTTCGCATTGCTGATTGTTCTGACGGTTACGACCTCCGAGCTGAAGTTCCGTTATGCGCAGCCGGTGATTGTGCCCGGTGGGTTCCCGGTGGATCTGGATGCTATGACAAAACGCCAGCACGAGGCTGCCATGGGGACAGCGCAGCCTGCTGCGCCGCCGCTGGTGCAGATTGGCGGCATTGCGCCGGCTCCCCAGGCGACAGCCCCAGCAGAGCCATTGCCAGAAAAAACGGAAAGCCCTGCTCCCAATCCTTCGCCGGAAAGCTGA
- a CDS encoding sugar phosphate isomerase/epimerase family protein, with translation MKTIQGPALFIAQFIGDKHPFHSLAGIAQWASQLGFRGLQLPTNDPRFLDLALAAESTAYCDDLRATLARHNLVVTELSTHLQGQLIAIHPAYESLFAAFGPPQLADRPAERQAWAAQQLALAAKASRNLGLAAHATFSGALAWPYFYPWPQRPAGLIDEAFAELARRWQPILHAFDEAGVDLCFELHPGEDLHDGITFERFLDAVQHHPRARILFDPSHFILQQLDALAFLDLYHPWIRAFHVKDAEFRISGRSGAYGGYQDWIDRPGRFRTPGDGQVDFKAIFSKLAQYDYPGWAVLEWEDCLKNSEDGAREGAAFIAQHILRVTDHAFDDFARTENTPALHRRLLGI, from the coding sequence ATGAAGACGATTCAAGGTCCTGCGCTCTTCATCGCGCAGTTCATCGGCGATAAGCACCCATTCCATTCGCTTGCCGGCATTGCACAATGGGCTTCGCAGTTAGGCTTTCGCGGACTCCAGCTGCCCACCAACGATCCCCGCTTCCTTGACCTCGCACTCGCAGCCGAGAGCACAGCTTACTGCGACGATCTCCGCGCCACACTCGCCCGGCACAATCTCGTCGTTACCGAACTCTCTACGCATCTGCAAGGTCAGCTCATCGCCATCCATCCTGCGTACGAGAGCCTCTTCGCCGCCTTCGGTCCGCCGCAGCTTGCCGATCGCCCTGCGGAGCGGCAGGCCTGGGCCGCGCAACAGCTCGCACTCGCAGCAAAGGCCAGCCGCAATCTCGGCCTCGCCGCGCATGCCACCTTCTCCGGTGCGCTTGCGTGGCCATACTTCTATCCGTGGCCACAACGCCCTGCCGGCCTGATCGATGAAGCCTTCGCCGAACTCGCCCGCCGCTGGCAACCGATTTTGCATGCCTTCGACGAGGCTGGCGTCGATCTCTGCTTCGAACTCCACCCAGGAGAAGACCTGCACGACGGCATCACCTTCGAGCGCTTTCTTGATGCCGTTCAGCATCACCCGCGTGCCCGGATTTTATTCGACCCAAGCCACTTCATCCTGCAACAACTCGACGCGCTCGCCTTCCTCGATCTCTACCATCCCTGGATACGCGCCTTTCATGTCAAAGATGCCGAGTTCCGCATCAGCGGACGTTCTGGAGCCTACGGTGGCTATCAGGACTGGATTGACCGCCCCGGCCGCTTTCGCACGCCCGGCGATGGGCAGGTCGACTTCAAGGCCATCTTCAGCAAGCTGGCGCAGTATGACTACCCAGGCTGGGCCGTCCTCGAATGGGAAGACTGCCTGAAAAACAGCGAGGATGGCGCGCGCGAAGGCGCCGCATTCATCGCTCAGCACATCCTTCGCGTCACCGATCACGCCTTCGATGACTTCGCGCGCACAGAGAACACGCCAGCGCTCCATCGCCGTCTGCTCGGAATTTGA
- the bshA gene encoding N-acetyl-alpha-D-glucosaminyl L-malate synthase BshA produces MKIGITCYPTYGGSGVVATELGIELAANGHEVHFITYSQPFRLTGREHGIFYHEVPVSNYPLFEYPPYDLALATRMSEVAAYYQLDLLHVHYAIPHSISAYLARQMLAERHRRLPFVTTLHGTDITLVGLDHSYLPITRFGIDQSDGVTAISSYLREQTLQQFKVKGEIEVIPNFVNCDVYTPLSAEVREAGRAQFAEPGEKILVHLSNFRPVKRAVDVVKVFTEVVKQVPAKLLMVGDGPDRSQAEWLARRAGIQDRIHFMGKQASVNDLLPLADLMVMPSEMESFGLAALEAMACRVVPIATAVGGVPELVQDGENGRLFDVGDIDGMASAAIDLLSDDTKYAAMAAAARKTAQQRYCASKIIPLYEKYYERVVERAAGVTI; encoded by the coding sequence ATGAAGATTGGAATCACCTGTTATCCCACCTACGGCGGCAGTGGCGTCGTGGCCACCGAGCTCGGCATCGAGCTCGCCGCAAACGGACACGAGGTCCACTTCATCACCTACTCGCAGCCCTTCCGTCTCACCGGCCGGGAACATGGCATCTTCTATCACGAGGTGCCCGTCTCAAATTACCCGCTCTTCGAGTATCCGCCCTACGACCTGGCACTCGCCACGCGCATGTCGGAAGTCGCAGCCTACTACCAGCTCGACCTGCTGCACGTGCACTATGCCATTCCTCACTCCATCTCTGCGTACCTCGCGCGGCAGATGCTCGCCGAGCGCCATCGCCGCCTGCCCTTCGTCACCACGCTGCACGGTACAGACATCACGCTGGTCGGCCTCGATCATTCCTATCTGCCTATCACCCGCTTCGGCATCGACCAGAGCGATGGCGTCACAGCGATTTCAAGCTATCTCCGCGAACAAACCCTGCAACAATTCAAAGTAAAAGGCGAGATTGAGGTCATCCCAAACTTCGTCAACTGCGATGTCTACACACCGCTCAGCGCCGAGGTGCGCGAAGCCGGCCGCGCGCAGTTCGCCGAGCCCGGCGAGAAGATTCTCGTCCATCTCTCCAATTTCCGCCCCGTCAAGCGCGCCGTCGACGTCGTGAAAGTCTTCACCGAAGTTGTAAAGCAGGTACCAGCAAAGCTGCTGATGGTCGGCGACGGTCCCGACCGCTCGCAGGCCGAATGGCTCGCCCGCCGCGCGGGCATCCAGGATCGCATCCACTTCATGGGCAAACAGGCCAGCGTCAACGACCTGCTCCCGCTCGCCGATCTCATGGTCATGCCCAGCGAGATGGAGTCCTTCGGCCTCGCCGCTCTCGAGGCCATGGCCTGCCGCGTCGTACCTATCGCAACCGCTGTGGGTGGCGTGCCCGAGCTCGTGCAGGATGGCGAGAACGGCCGCCTCTTCGACGTCGGCGACATCGACGGCATGGCCAGCGCAGCAATCGATCTGCTCAGCGACGATACCAAATACGCGGCCATGGCTGCTGCTGCCCGCAAAACCGCGCAGCAGCGTTACTGTGCTTCGAAGATCATTCCGCTCTACGAGAAGTACTACGAGCGCGTCGTGGAGCGTGCGGCCGGCGTCACGATCTGA
- the ribA gene encoding GTP cyclohydrolase II, giving the protein MPLQNVRKVADADFPSRWGHFRILGFEGDVVSPEPCREGTTAPALRVEAAVALVMGDIHAAPPIVRIHSQCLTGDVFHSLRCDCRQQLELALSTITEAGTGILLYEQQEGRGIGLMAKLKAYELQDQGLDTIEANVQLGYKADCREFELPAEILKKLGINAVRLMTNNPEKVAALESAGIQVVERISAEIEPEKTFERYLQVKRDKMGHLIAPQPVK; this is encoded by the coding sequence ATGCCGTTGCAGAATGTTCGAAAGGTTGCGGACGCGGACTTCCCTTCCCGCTGGGGTCATTTCCGCATCCTGGGATTTGAAGGGGACGTCGTCTCTCCTGAGCCTTGCCGAGAAGGCACAACGGCACCGGCTCTTCGTGTCGAGGCAGCAGTGGCGCTGGTCATGGGCGACATTCACGCCGCTCCGCCGATCGTCCGCATTCATTCGCAGTGCCTCACCGGCGATGTCTTTCATTCGCTGCGCTGCGATTGCCGCCAGCAGCTCGAGCTTGCGCTCTCGACGATCACCGAAGCCGGCACTGGCATCCTGCTCTACGAGCAGCAGGAAGGCCGCGGCATCGGCCTTATGGCCAAGCTCAAGGCCTATGAATTGCAGGATCAGGGTCTGGATACCATCGAAGCGAACGTCCAGCTCGGCTATAAAGCGGACTGCCGCGAATTCGAACTCCCCGCCGAAATCCTCAAGAAGCTGGGCATCAATGCCGTCCGGCTCATGACCAATAATCCGGAAAAAGTCGCAGCTCTCGAGTCGGCCGGCATCCAGGTCGTCGAGCGCATCTCAGCCGAGATCGAGCCGGAGAAGACCTTCGAGCGTTACCTCCAGGTCAAGCGCGACAAGATGGGCCATCTCATCGCCCCGCAACCGGTCAAGTAA
- the nhaA gene encoding Na+/H+ antiporter NhaA, with the protein MAVPERTLGALKLHVRESLIARTVQLPIQTFIHTQGVSSAFLLAAAVIALAWANSPWREAYFHAWHIEVSLSGLKLPIHAWINDAMMALFFFLVGMEIKQELVSGELRDLRRAALPVCGGLGGMIAPALIFALLNHGRPGAHGWGVPMATDIAFSLGVLTLIKGVPPELKIFLLSLAIADDIGAIGVIAIFYTSHLHLESLLIAALILVVILLCRRIGLGRQILYAALGFAFWLAVLRSGIHATIAGVILGFLMPVKAGISSADFSEIGSEMMTDLRSAQSSGDTARVHRILGAMEYLLTKTEAPADRITRKLHDWIAFLVLPLFALSNAGVTFSLSTLGTILHSSICWGVLLGLIVGKPLGILSVSWLATRAGLARLPASISWTQIAGVGVLAGIGFTVSLFISALAFDDPLQLDAAKTAILLASLIAGIVGFFLLKRAVPSDNPTSSTH; encoded by the coding sequence ATGGCTGTACCGGAGAGAACACTTGGCGCGCTCAAACTTCATGTACGCGAATCGCTGATCGCGCGCACCGTTCAGCTGCCCATTCAGACATTCATTCATACCCAGGGTGTCAGCAGCGCCTTTCTGCTTGCAGCCGCGGTCATCGCGCTCGCCTGGGCCAATTCGCCATGGCGTGAAGCTTACTTCCATGCCTGGCATATCGAGGTGTCGCTCTCCGGCCTCAAGCTTCCCATCCATGCCTGGATTAATGACGCCATGATGGCGCTCTTCTTCTTTCTCGTCGGCATGGAGATCAAACAGGAGCTCGTTTCCGGCGAGCTTCGCGATTTACGCCGGGCCGCGCTGCCCGTTTGCGGCGGCCTGGGCGGCATGATCGCGCCCGCACTCATCTTCGCCCTGCTCAATCACGGCCGTCCCGGGGCGCACGGATGGGGTGTTCCCATGGCCACCGATATCGCCTTCTCGCTTGGAGTTCTCACTCTCATCAAGGGTGTGCCACCGGAGCTCAAGATCTTTCTTCTCTCGCTCGCCATCGCTGACGATATCGGCGCAATCGGCGTCATCGCCATCTTCTATACCAGCCACCTGCACCTGGAATCGCTGCTCATCGCGGCGCTCATTCTGGTTGTCATTCTGCTCTGCCGTCGCATTGGCCTGGGCCGCCAGATTCTCTATGCCGCGCTCGGCTTCGCCTTCTGGCTTGCTGTACTTCGCTCCGGAATTCACGCCACGATCGCGGGTGTCATCCTCGGCTTTCTCATGCCGGTCAAGGCTGGCATCTCATCTGCGGATTTCAGCGAAATCGGCAGCGAGATGATGACGGATCTCAGGTCTGCCCAGTCCAGCGGCGATACTGCGCGCGTCCATCGCATCCTCGGCGCCATGGAATACCTGCTTACAAAGACAGAAGCCCCTGCCGACCGCATCACGCGCAAGCTTCACGACTGGATTGCTTTTCTGGTCCTTCCCCTCTTCGCGCTCTCCAATGCCGGGGTCACCTTTTCCCTGTCGACGCTCGGCACCATCCTGCACAGCAGCATCTGCTGGGGCGTTCTGCTCGGACTCATCGTAGGCAAGCCGCTCGGCATCCTCAGTGTCAGCTGGCTCGCTACACGCGCCGGGCTTGCGCGGCTGCCGGCCTCGATCTCCTGGACACAGATCGCCGGAGTCGGCGTACTGGCCGGCATCGGCTTTACCGTCTCGCTGTTCATCAGCGCGCTGGCTTTCGATGATCCACTGCAACTCGACGCCGCCAAAACAGCCATCCTGCTTGCTTCGCTCATCGCCGGTATCGTAGGGTTTTTTCTCCTGAAACGCGCCGTCCCTTCCGATAACCCCACATCTTCAACGCATTAA
- a CDS encoding acetyl-CoA carboxylase carboxyltransferase subunit alpha has product MTDHAQGTAPHLTSGVETVPAAWTKTELARHPQRPDPMKFIEQIFTDFSEIHGDRNFGDDPAMLCGFARFEGEEVMVICNLKGRTTKEKVLRKFGMPDPEGYRKALRAMKLAEKFNRPIFTFIDLMGANPGLGAEERGQSEAIARNLREMARLRVPTIATVTGEGGSGGALALAVSDRVLILEKAIYSVISPEACASIMWRDASKRAQAAAALKATAEDIHELGCVDDIVPEPGKGAHEDPEAAAQLLAEKLRWHLNELKALSTDELLNQRYEKFRNIAQFYTA; this is encoded by the coding sequence ATGACTGATCACGCTCAAGGCACTGCACCGCACCTTACTTCCGGCGTTGAAACCGTCCCCGCTGCATGGACCAAGACTGAATTGGCGCGGCATCCGCAGCGCCCCGATCCGATGAAATTCATCGAACAGATTTTTACTGATTTCAGCGAGATTCACGGCGATCGTAACTTCGGTGACGATCCGGCGATGCTGTGCGGCTTTGCCCGTTTCGAGGGCGAAGAGGTGATGGTTATCTGCAACCTCAAGGGCCGGACGACGAAGGAGAAAGTGCTTCGTAAGTTCGGCATGCCGGATCCGGAAGGTTATCGCAAAGCACTGCGCGCGATGAAGCTGGCGGAGAAGTTCAACCGCCCGATCTTCACGTTTATCGACCTGATGGGCGCGAATCCCGGGCTGGGCGCGGAAGAACGCGGCCAGAGCGAGGCGATTGCCCGCAACCTGCGCGAGATGGCGCGGCTGCGGGTTCCGACGATTGCGACGGTGACGGGAGAGGGTGGTTCCGGCGGTGCGTTGGCGCTGGCGGTCTCCGACCGTGTGTTGATTTTGGAGAAGGCGATTTATTCGGTGATCTCACCCGAGGCCTGTGCGTCGATTATGTGGCGTGATGCCTCAAAGCGCGCGCAGGCGGCAGCGGCGCTGAAGGCGACGGCGGAGGATATCCACGAACTGGGTTGCGTGGACGATATCGTTCCGGAGCCGGGTAAAGGCGCGCATGAGGATCCGGAGGCAGCGGCGCAACTGCTGGCAGAGAAGCTGCGCTGGCATCTGAATGAGCTGAAGGCGCTCTCGACCGATGAGTTGCTGAATCAGCGCTACGAAAAATTCCGCAACATCGCGCAGTTCTATACCGCCTGA